The proteins below come from a single Archangium lipolyticum genomic window:
- a CDS encoding TetR/AcrR family transcriptional regulator, with the protein MAKRMAKEARRRQLLETALEIVRSEGTEALTLSYLAERAGVTKPIAYEHFGSRSGLLIALYRDYDERQAQAMRAALEANGRTLEDVVGIVSAAYVDCLLTAGPEFGAIAAALSATEEMEDFLQSLRDSYIAELRKAFAPFTKLPRGEGQALLTGLLGASDSLSQAAASGRLSRAQAVSALSHIMLGALRSSAG; encoded by the coding sequence GTGGCGAAACGAATGGCGAAGGAGGCGCGCAGGAGGCAGCTCCTGGAGACGGCGCTCGAGATCGTCCGGTCCGAGGGCACCGAGGCGCTGACGCTCTCCTATCTGGCCGAGCGTGCAGGCGTGACCAAGCCGATCGCCTACGAGCACTTCGGCTCGCGCTCCGGGCTGCTCATCGCGCTGTATCGCGACTATGACGAGCGACAGGCCCAGGCCATGCGCGCGGCCCTGGAGGCCAACGGGAGGACGCTCGAGGACGTCGTCGGGATCGTCAGCGCCGCCTATGTGGACTGCCTCCTCACAGCTGGGCCGGAGTTTGGCGCGATCGCCGCGGCGCTCTCCGCCACCGAGGAGATGGAGGACTTCCTGCAGTCCCTGCGTGACTCCTATATCGCCGAGCTCCGCAAGGCGTTCGCGCCCTTCACGAAGCTCCCCCGAGGGGAGGGGCAGGCGCTGCTGACGGGCCTCCTCGGTGCCTCCGATTCCCTGTCGCAGGCCGCGGCCTCGGGCCGACTCTCACGCGCGCAGGCGGTCAGCGCGCTCTCGCACATCATGCTGGGGGCTCTCCGATCGAGTGCCGGGTGA